A section of the Oryzias latipes chromosome 8, ASM223467v1 genome encodes:
- the LOC101159105 gene encoding 5-hydroxytryptamine receptor 3A-like isoform X1: MAALQTLALLSVIGISGSQTSECSYFNLMSHLNLTSSNEALQVTRPVKSWNTTTLVQLDMVLFGILGVDEKSQTVALQVLIRMSWRNELLSWNPSEFCGIDILNIPRSMVWIPDIAIKEDASDTGSVQEDPFLKLDPSGLLSGTSRQQLTYTCQLDLFRFPFDQQSCSLEFYSLSHNSRSLKLATTGNGTAFTIVSKKIKTTEGEWTLVELQVTEDAASTLQRVGSSLQYTVVLKRRPFLYIINLILPLMFLLFLDLASFFISESKLSFKVTVLLSVFVLLLNLQTILPSTEEHMPMLAIYCVSVFTLVFFGVLEAVLVSFLIEMDDSLREEAKGAVRAEVDNQPKAQRPTAEPTEETDETEENQPDDQNLLKLILDKVQLTLLEVLRERQDKRKPGCFRKLAKLIDVVFFAIYLTTIIISLIVLFVIWIGK, encoded by the exons ATGGCCGCTCTGCAGACTCTTGCTCTCCTCTCTGTCATTG GCATTTCCGGCAGCCAGACTTCAGAATGCTCGTACTTCAATCTGATGAGCCACTTGAACCTGACCTCCTCAAACGAAGCTCTGCAGGTCACTCGACCTGTAAAAAGCTGGAACACCACCACCCTCGTCCAGCTGGACATGGTGCTGTTCGGGATTTTAGGGGTG GATGAGAAGTCCCAAACGGTCGCACTTCAAGTCCTGATCCGAATG AGTTGGAGAAACGAATTACTGAGCTGGAATCCCTCTGAGTTCTGTGGAATTGACATTTTGAATATTCCAAGGTCGATGGTCTGGATCCCAGATATCGCCATCAAAGAGGA TGCTTCTGACACTGGGAGTGTTCAGGAAGATCCTTTCCTCAAACTGGATCCCAGTGGATTACTGAGTGGGACCTCCCGGCAGCAGCTCACCTACACCTGCCAGCTGGACCTCTTCAGATTCCCCTTTGatcagcagagctgcagcttgGAGTTTTACTCCTTGAGCCACAACA GCAGATCTCTAAAGCTGGCGACCACTGGAAACGGGACCGCTTTCACAATTGTATCTAAAAAGATCAAAACGACTGAGGGGGAGTGGACACTGGTGGAGCTGCAGGTTACAGAAGATGCAGCATCCACACTTCAGCGGGTGGGAAGCAGCCTTCAGTACACG GTGGTGCTGAAGAGGAGGCCCTTTCTCTACATCATCAACCTGATTTTGCCGCTGATGTTCCTGCTCTTCCTGGATTTGGCTTCCTTCTTCATCAGTGAGTCCAAGCTGAGCTTCAAAGTGACGGTGCTGCTGTCCGTCTTCGTCTTACTCCTCAACCTTCAGACCATTTTGCCGTCCACTGAAGAACACATGCCGATGCTGG CCATCTACTGCGTTTCCGTCTTCACGCTGGTGTTCTTCGGTGTCCTGGAAGCCGTGCTGGTGAGCTTCCTGATAGAGATGGATGATTCTCTCCGTGAGGAGGCGAAAGGGGCTGTGAGAGCTGAAGTGGACAATCAGCCCAAAGCCCAACGTCCCACAG CAGAACCCACTGAAGAGACGGATGAAACAGAGGAGAACCAACCTGACGACCAGAACCTGCTGAAACTCATCTTGGACAAAGTCCAACTGACTCTGCTAGAAGTTCTGCGTGAAAGACAAGACAAAAGGAAGCCCGGCTGCTTCCGAAAGCTGGCCAAACTCATCGATGTCGTGTTCTTTGCCATTTATCTGACAACCATCATCATTTCTCTGATTGTCCTGTTTGTAATCTGGATAGGgaaatga
- the LOC101159105 gene encoding 5-hydroxytryptamine receptor 3A-like isoform X2, whose amino-acid sequence MAALQTLALLSVIGISGSQTSECSYFNLMSHLNLTSSNEALQVTRPVKSWNTTTLVQLDMVLFGILGVDEKSQTVALQVLIRMSWRNELLSWNPSEFCGIDILNIPRSMVWIPDIAIKEDASDTGSVQEDPFLKLDPSGLLSGTSRQQLTYTCQLDLFRFPFDQQSCSLEFYSLSHNSRSLKLATTGNGTAFTIVSKKIKTTEGEWTLVELQVTEDAASTLQRVGSSLQYTVVLKRRPFLYIINLILPLMFLLFLDLASFFISESKLSFKVTVLLSVFVLLLNLQTILPSTEEHMPMLAIYCVSVFTLVFFGVLEAVLVSFLIEMDDSLREEAKGAVRAEVDNQPKAQRPTEPTEETDETEENQPDDQNLLKLILDKVQLTLLEVLRERQDKRKPGCFRKLAKLIDVVFFAIYLTTIIISLIVLFVIWIGK is encoded by the exons ATGGCCGCTCTGCAGACTCTTGCTCTCCTCTCTGTCATTG GCATTTCCGGCAGCCAGACTTCAGAATGCTCGTACTTCAATCTGATGAGCCACTTGAACCTGACCTCCTCAAACGAAGCTCTGCAGGTCACTCGACCTGTAAAAAGCTGGAACACCACCACCCTCGTCCAGCTGGACATGGTGCTGTTCGGGATTTTAGGGGTG GATGAGAAGTCCCAAACGGTCGCACTTCAAGTCCTGATCCGAATG AGTTGGAGAAACGAATTACTGAGCTGGAATCCCTCTGAGTTCTGTGGAATTGACATTTTGAATATTCCAAGGTCGATGGTCTGGATCCCAGATATCGCCATCAAAGAGGA TGCTTCTGACACTGGGAGTGTTCAGGAAGATCCTTTCCTCAAACTGGATCCCAGTGGATTACTGAGTGGGACCTCCCGGCAGCAGCTCACCTACACCTGCCAGCTGGACCTCTTCAGATTCCCCTTTGatcagcagagctgcagcttgGAGTTTTACTCCTTGAGCCACAACA GCAGATCTCTAAAGCTGGCGACCACTGGAAACGGGACCGCTTTCACAATTGTATCTAAAAAGATCAAAACGACTGAGGGGGAGTGGACACTGGTGGAGCTGCAGGTTACAGAAGATGCAGCATCCACACTTCAGCGGGTGGGAAGCAGCCTTCAGTACACG GTGGTGCTGAAGAGGAGGCCCTTTCTCTACATCATCAACCTGATTTTGCCGCTGATGTTCCTGCTCTTCCTGGATTTGGCTTCCTTCTTCATCAGTGAGTCCAAGCTGAGCTTCAAAGTGACGGTGCTGCTGTCCGTCTTCGTCTTACTCCTCAACCTTCAGACCATTTTGCCGTCCACTGAAGAACACATGCCGATGCTGG CCATCTACTGCGTTTCCGTCTTCACGCTGGTGTTCTTCGGTGTCCTGGAAGCCGTGCTGGTGAGCTTCCTGATAGAGATGGATGATTCTCTCCGTGAGGAGGCGAAAGGGGCTGTGAGAGCTGAAGTGGACAATCAGCCCAAAGCCCAACGTCCCACAG AACCCACTGAAGAGACGGATGAAACAGAGGAGAACCAACCTGACGACCAGAACCTGCTGAAACTCATCTTGGACAAAGTCCAACTGACTCTGCTAGAAGTTCTGCGTGAAAGACAAGACAAAAGGAAGCCCGGCTGCTTCCGAAAGCTGGCCAAACTCATCGATGTCGTGTTCTTTGCCATTTATCTGACAACCATCATCATTTCTCTGATTGTCCTGTTTGTAATCTGGATAGGgaaatga